From Roseibium alexandrii DFL-11, the proteins below share one genomic window:
- the otnK gene encoding 3-oxo-tetronate kinase yields the protein MKLGVIADDFTGASDIALMLSEAGMQTAQFVGVPSSTEASGSGTNCDAGVISLKSRTEPAVDAIRQSLAASDWLLSQGCEQIVFKVCSTFDSTDEGNIGPVTQALAERLGEQTVLVCPAFPENGRTVYQGHLFVGETLLNESGMQNHPLTPMRDPDIRRVLSRQTTWPVSHIAHRTVRQGAESIGDAINAKTGSMAILDAITDEDLIAIGKAAAGRRLVTGGSGIAIGLPANFGITPHQHSWTGIGGKAVVLSGSCSTATRGQVSHYRQKAPSREIMVEDVIGGWVSIDELVEWTISQDEPPLLFSSADPETVSQVQQRFGRDKSASAIENLFYDLAAALVGAGVERIVVAGGETSGAVVSGIKASTFEIGPRIAPGVPALSVAGQPLALALKSGNFGGPNFFEDALHVLRAGS from the coding sequence ATGAAACTTGGCGTCATCGCAGATGATTTCACAGGGGCGTCTGATATCGCACTGATGCTCTCTGAGGCCGGCATGCAAACGGCACAGTTTGTCGGTGTACCCAGTTCAACGGAGGCTAGCGGCTCTGGCACAAACTGTGATGCTGGCGTCATCAGCCTAAAATCACGGACGGAGCCCGCCGTAGACGCGATCCGGCAATCGCTGGCCGCATCGGACTGGCTGCTCTCGCAAGGATGCGAGCAAATCGTTTTCAAGGTTTGCTCAACGTTCGATTCAACGGATGAAGGCAACATTGGCCCAGTGACCCAAGCTCTCGCCGAACGGCTCGGCGAACAAACAGTCCTCGTTTGCCCGGCTTTTCCAGAGAATGGACGTACGGTCTATCAGGGACATTTGTTCGTCGGGGAAACGCTCTTGAATGAAAGCGGAATGCAGAACCATCCGCTCACCCCGATGCGAGACCCGGATATTCGACGGGTTCTTTCAAGGCAAACGACTTGGCCTGTTTCGCATATTGCACACAGGACCGTTCGGCAGGGGGCGGAATCTATTGGTGACGCGATCAATGCCAAAACGGGCTCGATGGCGATCCTCGATGCAATCACCGACGAGGATCTCATTGCGATCGGAAAGGCAGCGGCTGGCCGCCGTCTTGTTACCGGAGGATCCGGGATCGCAATCGGCCTACCGGCGAATTTCGGCATCACCCCACATCAGCATAGCTGGACAGGCATAGGCGGCAAAGCGGTAGTGTTGTCCGGATCTTGTTCGACGGCAACACGCGGCCAAGTGAGCCACTACAGGCAAAAAGCCCCCAGCCGGGAAATCATGGTCGAGGATGTAATCGGGGGATGGGTATCGATAGACGAATTGGTTGAATGGACCATCAGCCAAGACGAACCGCCACTTCTTTTTTCTTCGGCAGACCCTGAAACCGTCAGTCAGGTCCAGCAACGGTTCGGTCGCGACAAGAGTGCATCTGCCATAGAAAACCTGTTTTACGATCTTGCCGCAGCTCTCGTTGGCGCTGGAGTTGAACGCATCGTGGTCGCAGGCGGGGAAACGTCAGGCGCTGTCGTATCCGGGATCAAGGCATCCACTTTTGAAATTGGCCCTCGGATCGCTCCTGGCGTCCCTGCTTTGAGTGTCGCGGGCCAGCCGTTGGCACTCGCCCTCAAATCCGGCAACTTTGGGGGACCAAACTTTTTCGAAGACGCTCTTCACGTTCTGCGGGCAGGCTCATGA
- a CDS encoding TRAP transporter large permease codes for MILLFVVAVFLSTVFLGIPLVWAILITAVLPIIVFDLGYPLQALFLNFIGGVEPNHFLAIPLFIVAGEMMSRGGVGLRIIGFARAAFGFMAGGLGMVVVGASMIFGGISGSAIADSAAIGSVMIKNMSREGYDKAFAAGLVAAAGTIGIIIPPSIPMLIYGFVGNVSVADLFIGGMVPGILFGASFMGVCYYVGKTTNCDPGGRTTTLKELTSSFIGTAPALFMPVLILGGIFTGWVTPTESAALAVIYGLIVTTVVYQDFNIKDLPRLLIDSFVTSSVVMVVIGATTVLGWLITLEQMPQILVGFVQEFSTGPWMFLLLVNIVLLVLGLVLDPVPAILLTAPLFLPTAKIFGVDPVHLGVIMTCNVAVGLFTPPVGATLYVASRISGVGVLSIARRMLHLYLAAIFALLLVTYFPIFTMGMVGLFR; via the coding sequence ATGATCCTGTTGTTTGTCGTCGCGGTTTTTCTAAGCACCGTGTTTCTTGGAATTCCCCTTGTCTGGGCCATCCTGATAACGGCTGTCCTACCAATAATCGTGTTTGATCTCGGATATCCGCTTCAGGCACTGTTCTTGAACTTCATTGGCGGCGTGGAGCCGAACCATTTCCTGGCAATCCCTCTCTTCATTGTTGCGGGCGAAATGATGAGCCGCGGCGGTGTCGGGCTGAGAATCATTGGATTTGCAAGAGCTGCCTTCGGGTTCATGGCGGGTGGCCTCGGCATGGTGGTTGTCGGTGCTTCAATGATCTTTGGCGGCATTTCAGGTTCTGCCATCGCAGATTCAGCGGCTATCGGCTCGGTGATGATCAAGAACATGTCCCGAGAGGGTTACGACAAAGCGTTCGCTGCCGGTCTCGTCGCGGCGGCTGGAACTATCGGGATCATCATTCCACCCTCCATCCCAATGCTTATTTACGGCTTCGTCGGAAATGTCTCGGTCGCCGACCTTTTCATTGGCGGTATGGTGCCAGGCATTCTGTTCGGCGCGTCCTTCATGGGCGTCTGCTATTACGTCGGAAAAACAACAAATTGCGACCCGGGCGGCCGGACGACAACCCTGAAGGAGCTGACCTCCTCATTCATCGGGACCGCCCCTGCCTTGTTTATGCCCGTGCTGATCCTGGGGGGCATTTTCACCGGCTGGGTCACGCCGACTGAGTCTGCGGCGTTAGCTGTAATCTATGGGCTCATCGTCACAACGGTCGTCTACCAGGATTTCAACATCAAGGACCTACCGCGACTACTGATCGACTCCTTCGTTACCAGTTCCGTTGTGATGGTTGTTATCGGAGCCACAACAGTACTCGGCTGGCTGATCACTTTGGAGCAAATGCCTCAAATACTGGTTGGTTTCGTGCAGGAGTTTTCAACGGGCCCATGGATGTTCCTTCTGCTGGTGAACATCGTTTTGCTTGTCCTTGGACTGGTCCTCGATCCTGTCCCGGCGATCTTGCTGACCGCTCCTCTGTTCCTGCCAACCGCTAAGATCTTTGGGGTCGATCCGGTGCACCTTGGAGTGATCATGACCTGTAACGTGGCCGTCGGGCTCTTTACACCGCCAGTTGGGGCAACACTTTATGTAGCATCCCGCATATCCGGCGTAGGTGTCCTGTCCATCGCGCGCCGCATGCTTCACCTTTATCTGGCTGCTATTTTTGCGCTTCTGCTAGTCACCTATTTCCCGATCTTCACCATGGGTATGGTTGGGTTGTTCAGGTAA
- a CDS encoding GntR family transcriptional regulator has protein sequence MLDPSKPKTITTQAMEKIRQLIFDGELAAGSDHLESELAGRLGMSRTPVREATLMLAQQGLLEVRPRKGVRIATLSLTDMEEIYAVLTELESLAAEEAARKHYSKADLADLKASIEAMDRALNDEDRDAWAEADDAFHTELVRLGGNSRVQNIVSMMANQVRRARAMTLYIRPLPIKSNQDHRAVYDAIRTGDAASAREQHRLHRRHAREVLIDLLKRHRLFQL, from the coding sequence ATGCTTGACCCATCGAAACCGAAAACCATCACCACTCAGGCTATGGAGAAGATCCGTCAATTGATCTTCGACGGCGAGTTGGCTGCAGGATCCGATCACCTGGAAAGTGAGTTGGCAGGCCGTTTGGGGATGTCTCGGACGCCGGTTCGGGAAGCCACCTTGATGCTTGCGCAGCAAGGACTACTGGAGGTGCGGCCGAGAAAGGGGGTCCGAATCGCGACCCTGTCGCTGACAGATATGGAAGAGATCTATGCGGTTTTGACGGAGCTGGAGAGCCTTGCGGCTGAAGAAGCTGCAAGGAAGCACTACTCCAAGGCGGATCTGGCCGACTTGAAAGCGTCGATTGAGGCGATGGACAGGGCCTTGAACGATGAGGATCGTGATGCCTGGGCCGAAGCGGATGACGCCTTCCATACAGAGCTTGTGCGTTTAGGCGGGAATTCCCGGGTGCAGAACATCGTTTCGATGATGGCGAACCAGGTGCGCCGGGCGCGGGCGATGACGCTTTATATCCGGCCACTTCCGATCAAGTCTAACCAGGACCACAGGGCTGTCTATGATGCGATCCGGACAGGCGACGCTGCGAGCGCCCGTGAACAGCACCGCCTCCACCGGCGCCACGCACGAGAAGTCTTGATCGATCTCTTGAAAAGGCATCGACTCTTCCAGCTTTAA
- a CDS encoding N-acyl homoserine lactonase family protein, which yields MSPWEVYAVKYAERNVRTRRDSFLFDDNHDQPHDMDYFIWVLRRGDELILVDTGYDHEEADRRGRPVLKDPREALLPLGISPDKVTTIIVTHLHYDHAGGLKHFPNATIHLQAAEMAYATGPCMCHPVLKAPFTGEHVCEAVLRLYSGRTTFHEGDGEVAEGVTVHRIGGHSKGLQAVRVLTSAGWLCLASDAAHYYENFLKEKPFPIVVDLHEMLNGFRRIRTLASDDRLVIPGHDPLVRKRFPIFGADHILRLDRGPSEEAG from the coding sequence ATGAGCCCTTGGGAAGTCTACGCCGTCAAATATGCAGAGCGAAACGTCAGGACTCGCCGGGACAGTTTCCTGTTTGATGACAATCATGACCAGCCGCATGACATGGACTATTTCATCTGGGTTCTGCGCCGGGGTGATGAGCTCATTCTGGTCGATACCGGATATGATCATGAAGAGGCAGATCGGCGTGGCCGACCGGTGTTGAAAGACCCGCGAGAAGCTCTTCTCCCGCTCGGCATCTCCCCAGATAAGGTCACGACCATCATTGTGACGCACCTTCACTATGACCATGCTGGCGGGCTGAAACACTTCCCAAATGCGACCATCCATCTGCAAGCGGCAGAAATGGCATACGCAACAGGTCCCTGCATGTGCCACCCGGTTTTGAAGGCCCCCTTCACAGGCGAACACGTCTGTGAAGCTGTCCTCAGACTTTATTCAGGTCGTACTACGTTTCATGAAGGCGATGGCGAGGTCGCCGAAGGGGTGACCGTTCACCGGATTGGCGGCCACAGCAAAGGCTTACAAGCGGTCCGGGTGCTAACCAGTGCCGGTTGGCTGTGTCTGGCATCGGATGCGGCGCATTACTATGAAAATTTTCTCAAGGAAAAACCATTTCCGATCGTCGTAGACTTGCACGAAATGCTCAATGGATTCAGGCGCATCCGCACCCTTGCGAGCGACGACAGACTGGTCATTCCGGGCCACGACCCTTTGGTTCGCAAACGGTTCCCAATTTTTGGCGCGGATCACATCTTGCGCCTCGACCGGGGACCATCTGAGGAGGCCGGCTAA
- a CDS encoding Gfo/Idh/MocA family protein, with the protein MNQQKKQTQPLRVACLGAGYFAQFHYDAWRRTGRVVLVGACDQDLEKAKATGLAAFEDLAVMLKMSCPDLLDIITPPPTHLSAIKAGISQGVRAIICQKPFCTSLEEADEATRLAEKAGVVLVIHENFRFQPWYRTFKHALDSGVLGDVLQLTFRLRTGDGQGPRAYLDRQPYFQDMPQLLIHETGVHWVDTFRYLLGEPEAVYADLRRLNPVIKGEDAGYFVFDYPGGVRALFDGNRLLDHAAENCRTTLGDASLEGTAGSITLSGDGSVTLRPFGNVTETVLLQPQSWKGFGGDCVKNLITHVVDGVLDGKPLENEARDYLKVIALEKMIYEADRQGRKIREVAYA; encoded by the coding sequence ATGAACCAACAGAAAAAACAGACGCAGCCCCTACGGGTCGCTTGCCTGGGTGCCGGGTACTTCGCGCAATTTCACTACGATGCCTGGCGTCGCACAGGTCGCGTTGTTCTTGTCGGTGCTTGCGATCAGGACTTGGAAAAGGCGAAGGCAACCGGGCTTGCAGCGTTTGAAGATCTCGCTGTGATGCTCAAAATGTCGTGTCCGGACCTTCTGGATATCATCACACCGCCTCCCACCCATTTGTCGGCCATCAAGGCAGGAATTTCACAAGGCGTGCGTGCAATTATCTGCCAAAAACCGTTTTGTACCTCACTTGAAGAGGCTGATGAGGCAACCCGGCTTGCAGAAAAGGCCGGAGTGGTGCTTGTCATTCATGAGAATTTTCGTTTTCAGCCGTGGTACAGGACGTTCAAACATGCCTTGGACAGCGGGGTGCTTGGTGACGTCTTGCAGCTGACCTTCCGCCTTCGGACAGGAGATGGACAAGGGCCGCGCGCCTATCTGGACCGGCAGCCATATTTTCAGGATATGCCTCAGCTCTTGATCCACGAGACAGGTGTCCACTGGGTCGACACTTTCCGCTATTTGCTTGGCGAACCGGAGGCGGTTTATGCTGACCTGCGGCGGCTTAATCCCGTCATCAAGGGAGAAGATGCCGGATATTTCGTGTTCGACTATCCGGGCGGAGTGCGGGCATTGTTTGATGGCAATCGCCTGCTGGATCACGCCGCTGAAAATTGCCGTACAACGCTCGGCGACGCTAGCCTTGAGGGCACGGCTGGATCAATCACTCTGTCTGGAGACGGCAGTGTGACACTCCGCCCGTTTGGCAATGTGACGGAAACGGTTCTTCTTCAACCGCAGTCTTGGAAAGGGTTTGGCGGGGATTGCGTTAAGAACCTGATCACCCATGTGGTTGACGGGGTGCTCGACGGAAAACCACTTGAAAACGAGGCGAGAGACTACCTAAAGGTGATTGCGCTCGAAAAGATGATCTACGAGGCTGATCGCCAGGGCCGAAAAATCCGAGAAGTTGCATATGCTTGA
- the otnC gene encoding 3-oxo-tetronate 4-phosphate decarboxylase — translation MSAITKAREQITVMAKSLYDRGLTHGSTGNISMRLDDGTYLVTPTGSSMGFLDPARISHLSETWALLSGDVPTKEIPLHTAFYETRGATGAVVHLHSCHSVALSLLPEIDQDSVLPPLTAYGIMLLGKVKLLPFFVPGDTAMGSAIRGLAGKRSAVILANHGPCVAAKNLEAAVYAMEELEATAKLALLLRGTSPSLLAPEQISQIVTRFDVDWT, via the coding sequence ATGAGCGCTATTACCAAAGCCCGCGAGCAAATCACCGTGATGGCCAAATCTCTTTATGACCGCGGCCTGACCCATGGATCGACCGGCAACATCTCTATGCGTCTGGATGACGGCACCTATCTGGTCACACCAACAGGTTCATCCATGGGCTTTCTTGATCCGGCCCGCATTAGCCATCTGTCGGAGACTTGGGCGTTGCTGTCTGGAGATGTGCCAACAAAAGAAATTCCGTTGCATACGGCGTTTTATGAAACCCGAGGAGCGACCGGTGCCGTTGTGCATCTGCATTCATGCCATTCAGTGGCATTATCTTTACTGCCGGAAATCGATCAGGACAGTGTCCTGCCTCCCCTCACAGCTTACGGGATCATGCTGCTTGGCAAAGTGAAGCTGCTGCCGTTTTTTGTGCCTGGCGATACAGCCATGGGCAGCGCCATACGCGGGCTGGCCGGCAAACGATCAGCAGTCATTCTTGCCAATCATGGCCCCTGCGTCGCGGCCAAGAACCTTGAGGCTGCCGTCTACGCTATGGAAGAGCTGGAGGCTACAGCAAAGCTGGCTCTGTTGCTGCGCGGGACCTCTCCGTCTCTTCTGGCCCCGGAACAGATATCACAAATCGTCACTCGTTTTGATGTTGATTGGACGTAA
- a CDS encoding NAD(P)-dependent oxidoreductase, protein MALILASYRQIPQQVASIRAGEWQMGVGRTLRGRTLGLYGYGRIAKAVAGYAEAIGMNVQWWASDAGRERAIKEGARVAESREVFFNSSDIVSLHVRLKPETCGIITEADLANMQSRALLVNTSRSGLIATGVLEAEVACGRIFAAVDVFDQEPLRDRDNGLLTHPNVLPTPHVGYVTEDEFDLQFSDIFDQVNAYAAGKPIHMINSEAYAPSANL, encoded by the coding sequence TTGGCGCTGATTTTGGCAAGTTATCGCCAGATCCCACAGCAGGTGGCGTCGATCCGTGCCGGAGAATGGCAAATGGGTGTCGGACGTACTCTGCGGGGCCGAACGCTCGGGCTCTATGGCTATGGCCGGATTGCCAAAGCCGTTGCAGGCTATGCTGAAGCCATCGGAATGAACGTCCAATGGTGGGCATCTGACGCTGGCCGCGAGCGTGCGATCAAGGAAGGCGCAAGGGTTGCCGAAAGCCGGGAGGTGTTTTTCAACTCCTCAGATATTGTAAGCTTGCATGTTCGCTTGAAGCCAGAAACGTGCGGCATCATTACGGAGGCCGACCTTGCGAACATGCAATCCCGCGCGCTCCTGGTGAATACCTCACGGTCCGGCCTTATCGCAACAGGCGTTCTTGAAGCAGAAGTCGCCTGTGGGCGGATATTTGCGGCCGTTGATGTCTTCGACCAGGAGCCACTACGCGATCGGGATAACGGGCTTCTGACTCATCCAAACGTGTTGCCGACACCGCATGTCGGTTATGTCACCGAAGACGAGTTCGATCTGCAATTCTCGGATATTTTCGATCAGGTCAACGCCTACGCTGCTGGCAAACCAATTCATATGATAAACTCTGAAGCCTATGCGCCGTCAGCAAACTTATGA
- a CDS encoding LysR family transcriptional regulator — protein sequence MASALPPLNWFRAFEAAARHLSFTAAGNEIGMTQSAVSQQIKALETKLGVPLFERKARGLALTDDGRRLLPQVDAALDTLTAATRSFIPDQPKKLLTISVSVSVLQWVIGPTLPAFRAKHPDITLRFIGAIWPDEFSRSLADVIISFGSRKQAGSNAALLGSDKLTALAPRDMISSLDTCPVIGTVGISGGWSKWMAATGISCADPTIYVDSYGAALDLASNGNGICLVNETLAQHAVQSGSVELVSPITIDANEAYFVETNPASQDADTFRKWLESTV from the coding sequence ATGGCCTCTGCACTGCCGCCGCTGAACTGGTTTCGCGCATTTGAAGCTGCAGCCCGGCATCTGAGTTTTACGGCTGCAGGCAACGAAATCGGCATGACCCAATCCGCTGTCAGTCAACAAATCAAGGCGCTGGAAACCAAGTTGGGTGTGCCGTTGTTCGAACGAAAAGCTAGGGGATTGGCACTGACTGATGATGGCCGTCGGTTGCTTCCCCAGGTCGACGCGGCTCTGGACACGTTAACGGCCGCCACCCGATCCTTCATACCCGATCAACCGAAGAAGCTCTTGACGATTTCCGTTTCCGTCAGTGTGCTTCAATGGGTGATTGGCCCAACGCTCCCCGCCTTCCGTGCGAAACATCCGGATATAACTTTGCGGTTTATCGGGGCCATTTGGCCGGATGAATTCAGCCGCTCGCTTGCGGATGTCATCATCAGTTTCGGCTCACGGAAACAGGCGGGCTCCAATGCCGCCCTGCTTGGCAGCGACAAACTGACTGCACTCGCGCCAAGGGACATGATCTCATCATTGGATACGTGCCCGGTCATCGGCACAGTCGGAATTTCGGGCGGTTGGTCAAAGTGGATGGCGGCAACCGGGATAAGCTGTGCAGACCCGACCATTTATGTGGATTCCTACGGCGCAGCTCTGGATCTTGCCAGCAACGGAAACGGGATATGTCTCGTAAACGAAACCCTCGCTCAGCACGCTGTTCAATCCGGGTCTGTGGAACTTGTCAGCCCAATCACAATCGATGCCAATGAGGCCTACTTCGTCGAGACAAACCCCGCATCACAAGATGCAGATACGTTCAGGAAATGGCTCGAAAGCACCGTCTAA
- a CDS encoding isocitrate/isopropylmalate dehydrogenase family protein codes for MKIALIRGDGIGIDVADAAMAVLEATLQKTGQPKPELDEIHAGAAYFQETGQDIEADGEERAEAADAIFLGAIGLPSIRHADGTEISPHLRLRDRFGLYAGVRPVKAYPNAPQRLADPRAAEIDLIILRESTEGLFYSAAAHKRSLVVNDDEVQDILRITRKTTTKLHRFAFDLARKRQNKGFQGRLTCVDKANVFTSLAFFRQIFDEVKTDYPDVLIGYNYVDAQALDLVRKPWDFDVLVTENMFGDILSDLAGGLVGGMGMAACAEIGDHTGLFQPAHGSAPDIMGQDKANPLAAILSGALMLDYLAEKLGNPHLSDAADLINQAVDDGFRNNRLRPIEFGGDMGTRAITKAITDTVSESRQIAAQ; via the coding sequence ATGAAAATTGCGCTTATCAGAGGAGACGGGATAGGCATCGACGTCGCGGACGCTGCAATGGCTGTGCTCGAGGCTACACTTCAAAAAACCGGACAGCCGAAACCTGAGCTGGACGAAATTCATGCCGGCGCAGCGTATTTCCAGGAAACTGGCCAGGATATAGAGGCAGACGGAGAAGAAAGGGCTGAAGCCGCGGATGCCATCTTCCTGGGAGCCATTGGACTACCATCCATTCGGCACGCGGATGGAACGGAAATCTCTCCGCATTTAAGGCTGCGCGATCGCTTTGGTCTTTATGCTGGTGTACGCCCGGTCAAAGCCTATCCCAATGCCCCGCAACGGCTTGCCGATCCGCGGGCCGCAGAGATTGATCTCATCATCTTGCGCGAGTCCACCGAAGGTCTGTTTTATTCTGCAGCAGCACACAAACGCTCGCTCGTTGTGAACGATGACGAAGTCCAAGACATTCTGCGGATCACACGAAAGACCACGACTAAGCTGCACCGGTTTGCCTTCGATCTTGCCCGGAAACGCCAGAATAAAGGATTTCAAGGACGCCTCACTTGCGTCGACAAGGCCAATGTTTTTACCTCCCTCGCCTTTTTTCGCCAGATCTTCGATGAGGTGAAAACGGACTATCCGGATGTTCTGATCGGCTACAATTATGTCGACGCCCAGGCTCTAGACCTCGTCCGCAAGCCCTGGGACTTTGATGTGCTGGTGACCGAAAACATGTTTGGAGACATTCTTTCCGACCTCGCCGGTGGGCTTGTTGGCGGAATGGGGATGGCCGCGTGTGCGGAGATCGGCGACCATACTGGACTGTTCCAGCCGGCCCATGGCAGCGCGCCGGACATCATGGGACAGGACAAGGCCAATCCGCTGGCGGCGATCCTTAGTGGTGCTTTGATGCTCGATTACCTCGCCGAAAAACTGGGCAATCCGCACCTCTCTGACGCTGCCGATCTCATTAACCAGGCAGTTGATGATGGGTTCCGCAACAACCGTCTGCGGCCTATAGAGTTCGGCGGCGACATGGGAACCCGCGCGATCACAAAGGCGATCACGGATACCGTATCCGAAAGCCGCCAGATCGCCGCGCAATAA
- a CDS encoding TRAP transporter small permease → MKDFALDYRDHYPAVLRWLSHMVDFFLALAGFAIVTLVFCNASLRGFAGFDLAWSLEVTSFLLLWSTFIGCAAAIARGAHMRVTEIVENLLPVHLQRVLSIGIDVIITCLLISLIYTGYNISIHTWAQKTTVLYWPVGLLYASMPVGMLLTLIFHLFNMVFDIRNPVVPHSTHSDGGEALL, encoded by the coding sequence TTGAAAGACTTTGCCTTGGACTACCGAGATCATTATCCGGCTGTGCTGCGCTGGCTCAGCCATATGGTGGACTTTTTTCTGGCGCTTGCCGGTTTTGCCATCGTCACCCTGGTCTTTTGCAACGCCTCTTTGCGTGGGTTTGCAGGCTTCGACCTTGCCTGGTCGTTGGAAGTGACAAGCTTTCTGCTGCTTTGGAGCACCTTTATCGGATGCGCCGCGGCGATTGCGCGCGGTGCGCACATGCGCGTTACAGAAATCGTTGAAAACCTGTTGCCTGTGCATTTGCAACGGGTTTTGTCGATCGGGATTGATGTAATCATCACGTGCCTCCTGATCAGCCTGATCTATACCGGCTACAACATCTCCATCCATACATGGGCGCAAAAAACAACCGTGCTCTACTGGCCGGTTGGCTTGCTTTACGCCTCCATGCCGGTCGGCATGTTGCTGACGCTGATCTTCCATCTGTTTAACATGGTGTTCGACATCCGGAATCCGGTCGTGCCCCACTCCACCCATTCTGACGGCGGCGAGGCCTTGCTATGA
- a CDS encoding TRAP transporter substrate-binding protein: MLEKKFLSRLMAGVAVAAVGLSSAHAAEKLRFSHTDNPGGSRQAAAELFAEKVAEYTDGRYEVQIYPSGQLANDPKAIELLQLGGIDFTVSATGSYATHLPSLNLTAMPFLVDTYEQGWELYDNSEWLQGEFQKLPEKGFRVLSTWEAGFRSFTTNEPLTSPKDAESMKMRVFPNDMIRWSMEAIGFQTVVMPITDVYLAIQQGIVNGQENPVDTIRSLRFYEVAPNITLTRHVYSPLPLTVAEKTWQSFSEEDQAAVLKAATESATFSRQLVQSSVDSQLTEMQEAGAVVSVPEIGPFREAVQSVYAKAKDVYGAEAVDNILGDAAAIREALPAQN, translated from the coding sequence ATGTTGGAAAAGAAATTCTTGAGCCGGCTTATGGCAGGCGTTGCAGTTGCAGCCGTCGGATTGAGCAGCGCACATGCTGCAGAAAAGCTGCGCTTCAGCCACACCGATAACCCTGGCGGATCTCGTCAGGCCGCCGCAGAACTGTTTGCCGAGAAAGTCGCGGAATACACCGATGGCCGTTACGAAGTGCAGATTTACCCGTCCGGGCAGCTCGCAAACGACCCGAAAGCTATCGAGCTGCTTCAGCTCGGCGGCATTGACTTCACGGTGTCGGCAACAGGCAGTTACGCAACCCATTTGCCCAGCCTGAACCTTACGGCCATGCCGTTCCTTGTCGACACATACGAACAGGGTTGGGAGCTCTATGACAATTCAGAGTGGCTTCAAGGCGAGTTCCAAAAACTGCCGGAAAAGGGGTTCCGTGTATTATCGACATGGGAAGCTGGCTTCCGTAGCTTTACGACAAATGAACCCCTGACATCTCCGAAAGATGCCGAATCCATGAAAATGCGGGTCTTTCCGAACGACATGATCCGCTGGTCCATGGAAGCCATCGGTTTCCAGACCGTTGTGATGCCAATCACCGATGTTTACCTCGCAATTCAGCAGGGCATTGTGAACGGCCAGGAAAACCCGGTGGACACCATCAGATCACTCCGGTTCTATGAAGTGGCACCAAACATCACCTTGACCCGTCACGTTTACAGCCCGCTTCCGCTGACTGTTGCCGAAAAGACTTGGCAATCGTTCTCTGAAGAAGATCAGGCAGCGGTCCTAAAAGCTGCCACGGAATCTGCCACCTTCAGCCGGCAACTCGTCCAAAGCTCGGTCGACAGTCAATTGACGGAAATGCAGGAAGCAGGTGCCGTCGTAAGTGTGCCGGAAATCGGCCCGTTCCGTGAGGCGGTACAATCCGTTTATGCCAAGGCCAAGGACGTCTACGGCGCAGAAGCCGTCGATAACATTCTTGGCGATGCAGCAGCCATCCGCGAAGCCCTTCCCGCCCAAAACTGA
- a CDS encoding putative quinol monooxygenase: MFVVTVTFQIKPDQFEAFLPLMVQNAQASLTKEDGCRQFDVCTDENRPEEVFLYEVYEDEAAFQVHLTTPHFLKFDAEVAEMIREKTVKTYKGVSQ, translated from the coding sequence ATGTTTGTTGTGACAGTCACATTTCAGATCAAACCGGATCAGTTCGAGGCGTTCTTGCCGTTGATGGTCCAAAATGCGCAGGCCTCACTCACAAAAGAGGATGGATGCCGGCAGTTTGATGTCTGCACCGACGAAAACCGCCCCGAAGAGGTTTTCCTGTACGAGGTCTATGAGGATGAAGCGGCGTTCCAAGTACATTTGACAACACCGCATTTTCTGAAATTTGACGCTGAAGTGGCAGAAATGATTAGAGAAAAAACCGTCAAGACTTACAAAGGGGTCTCGCAATGA